TAGGCGGTTGTCGGCGTCGAGTCGCGCACAAAGCGTCGATATTATTGAATGCTGCCGGCGACTTTATTTTCCCGTCGGCCAGGTACTGCCCGAGATGGCAGCAGCGGCAGAGGCGTCTTTTTTTCAGGGAGAGGTTGGTGTACGCagcggcccgggggggggggggggggggtgcggacaGGCGGGCGTACGGGACAGGCCCGTACAGCGGGCGGGTATTGTTGTACGCCAGAAAATAGCAGCCATCACATCTGTTTCGTGGGGGAAATGTGCTACCGTCCATGGGATGATACACTGCTGCAGGACCACACGAAGCGTTCCATCTGCATGCAAAGCACATAATGAATTCATTAATATATTTATTACGTATACCCCATTGAACATTTGCATCTTGCCACCTACAGAAGCATGTCTTTGCAATCTCTGCTCCAGACCCCTGTTCTCGATTTCTCACACCAGCATGATGGATCTTGTCAGCTACCTATTGACTGTTGACTGATGAGGTTCTTCTCAATATTGAAGTATCAAAAGGCACCAGATACTCAATATGAGAATGGGAAGGTGTTATGACGCAATCAACAACTCCGTGTGAGAAGGATGTTTAACAGAACAAGATACATAGATGCAGTGAAATAAAATATAGGCACTTTCAGCAGATATTCTTCCTACAAGCGAGCAACACTATCAATTTATCCGAAGTTCCAAAACACTACAGCAAGCATCATCGTCTCCTTGCTCCAAATGTGAAGTGGTAATCACGTCAAAATAAAGAATGTGAAGTGGAAAACAAGAGTACATCACCTGACATTTTTTGGAGTGACACACTATTGTATGAAATGCTCGACAGCAGCCCTATTTTTGGGCACAAAAAACATGGTGGAGTTAAAAGAATTAGGTCACAAAAACGCTTTTTTGGCACCAGCAAACGTCGTCTCCAACAGCAGACCTATAACAAAGCACAAAATCAAATTTTTTTGGGGCACGAAATATGGCAAAACTGCTCCAACAGCTACCCTAAAATAGGACGGGAGCGGCGCCGAGTGTATCGGGGTTGGTAACGGGGTCCGAGGAGCCGGCCATGGCGCGCGGGTGGATCCAAAGGTTTCCGGCCACGGGCAGGCGTCCGGAAGTAGCCTCATGTTTTTGGGCAGCCGCCTGACTGCCCTATATTTGCTGCACGAGGAGCCTCTTTTTCGGGTTGCCAAAAATATTAATTTTCTCTTAGGATTGGGCAGATGTTGGAGGTCAATTGTTTGCCCTCTCATGCCTAGAAACGCCGTGTGCTAAAAAATAAAGTTGTTGTTGAAGATGATCTAACTGTTGTAAGATGTTTTTACAAACTGacttagcttgcaaaaacatcttacgTTATGGAGGAAGTATTCTGCGTCAAAGATGATTTGGAAACCGCAGTAGGTCGTGCCCTGAAACCGAATGGTAAAGGTAAGAGGTTAGAAATAGTAAGCAAAATAATCCAAGTCGCTCAGGAGGTGGTGCACAAAAGCTGAGCACTTACACATTATCACATAAGTTTTTTTTTTTGTCAAAACCCAATTGCCCCAATTGCTTTTGTATCCATATAAATCCATACGAAGAATATAAGCTAGTATCTAGCATTTCATTTAGGTCAGTATACTGGCTAGCTGGATGCATTTGACTGTCAGCAAACTTGGAACTACTACATGCAGCAGCACTGGTTAAACATGCGAAAACTAAAATACTCCCTCTATATTGGTTgtaataagggcatctccaacattgaccCCCAAAACGGACACTGCACGGTCGCATCCGTGGATAGTGATATGAAAAccggccatccaaccatagccgcatacATTTTAAACCGGATTTCAACAAACCAGACGAATCACGGCGGGAGAGGTTGTACCGCTGCTCCTTATGCACCTGCCGGAATACCGAGAATGGTTGCGGCGTTGGCTGCTCCTGCGCCATGGCATCATTGAAATGAGCATGTGCATGTTCCATGGTGAAGCCGGCATGGGACAGCCCGGGCTGGAGCACCGGCTCACGTCGGAGCCCTTCTCCATCGTCTGGTTGTCATCAGAGACCTCAAGGGAGTTGGCCGGCAAGTCGTCCTCAATCTGCCTAGCACGGTGGCCCTGCCATCCAATGCAAGGGCGGCCAACTCGTTGTTCGGCTCCGTCGAGAGGCTCCCCCACAACGCGCTAGAGTTCGCGGTCATGGCGGAGGTGGAGTATGGAGGAGGATGTGAAGTGGGCCCTAGTGTGGTGCAGTTTGTGTCGGGCGTGGCCTCGTTAAAATAGTGGATGACGGCCAGGCTCAACAACGGAGTGTGTCATTGTGagcgccggagtaggtttctcggtcgGCGAGCCTGTTTAATGATGGCAGACAGACATGTGGCCAACCCGTTTGAATGCGGTAGATATCCGTCTCACCCCGTCTAGTATTTAACAGGCGCGGACACCGGGATGCGGTGTTGGCGGCGCTCTGGGCCGGCGCGCCGCTACAGTGTTGGCACTAGTTAGAGGTCAAGTCCGCTCTGGGCCGACATGAATGTGGCGATGGCACTCTGGAAAGGCATGAATGCGCGACAAATGCTTCGCCCGGTAGAGGGTGCGGCgagggagagggttttggtgggtccGGGGTGTCGCACCTGTGCGTGGTAGAGGTGCGAACGCTCGTAAAGCGCCCTAGTTTGCCTCCAGTTTGCGGGAAAACGAACATTTAGACCGGTCCGCAGACCGACGGGGGTGGTCAGCCCGTTTGAATGCGGTAGATATCCGTCTCGTCCCATCTAGTAATGTCTCTCGGCATTTAACAGGTGCGGACACTAGgatgcggcgcgggcggcgctctgGGCTAGCGCGTTGCTTTAGTGTCGACACTAGTTAAAGGTCACGTCTGCTCTGGGCTGACATGAATGCGACGCTAGCACTCTGGAACGACATGAATGCGCGGCAAATTCTTCGCTTGGTAGAGGGCGCGGACGAGGGAGAGGGTTTTGGGTGAGTCCGGGGTGTCGCACGCGTGCGTGGCAGAGGTCCGAACGCCCGTAAAGCACCCTGGTTTGCCTTGAATTTGCGGGAAAACGGATGTCCAGACAGGCCCGTAGACCAACGGCAAAACACGTCCACACTGCCCGGTCCGAACAGATAAGGTTCGGATTGTCCGGTCCGCACAAATGCGGACGGTTTGAGGATCATCATTAGAGATGCCCTAACATCTTATATTAGAGAACGGAGTGAGTACTCAAAACACTTATtgtcttttatccggtgcattcaTTTAATAAACTATCGGCACAATTCCTTTGtatccttccaaagaaggaaacataaatgaatgatgtagtacaacaagGCACAACTATTTAATTCACCAATTTATACACCGTGAAACTACTATTGGCATCATCTTCAAGCGCAATTGGAGTAGTCGAATGGATATGCACCTCACTACTGAATTACAGATAAACTAGGGTTTCTTTTGCCTACTTTCCAATGCAAACTTAGCCTTCTTAATCCTATGCCTTCAGTCCAGAACCAACGGGGATCATATCACGCACCGTACCAGATCAAATGAGGCGAGGACAGCCAACGGCTAGATGAAGGCGAGCAACCAAAGTGATGCAGTTACCTCAGTTACTGTTCACCCCCCAAAAAAATTACTGTTCAATTTCTTTTACCGAATTACTGTTTAACGTTCTCTTATCACTGCTGTAATTTGAACTGGCTATACAAGCAGATGTCCTGGAAATGAGAAGAATAAGGGAAAACAATTATCTCTATGTCATCTGGAGTCAACACCAAAGATAACTGAAGGTCCTTTTTCATAATCTGAAATAACGCAAGAAGGTTAACATTGGGAACAGGTGTATATTGTCAATTCTGATGGTAGAAAGATCCCTAGCCTGCTGGGCCGCAATGATACATCACCACACAACAAGGCATGTAAAAGCATCACTCGCTGGGTTGCTTAGCGGTCAGCCCCTTCATGCGTATTGCGTAGCATCAAAACCTCCGAACCGGCACACTCACTTATTGAGTTACTGCTTATAACTCATCAACATTTGTGCGGAATATGTAATCCTCGCTTTCGAGCTCTTCATGGAGCATATTGAAGCTTGGAGCAGCAGGTAATGTAACTTGGTGACCGTTGGACTCTGGTGACCTCTTGCCCTAAGAGATTTaagaaagaacaagatgaagagTAAGGGTTTTTGCAAGGAAATTCATAGTCACGTAGAGTCGAGATGTAACAGAGCAATGCAGAAACTTATTTAGTGGCATCACAATTACAAGGAAAAAGTAAAGGGCTCAAATGAAAACCAAATGCTTCGCAAACATTAAACCTTCTGAAGGGTGTAGAAGAAATAATGGAAGCCATCGCcaaaggtgttccactcgacagaccaTGTAAACTCAGGTGCTTCAAAAAATCGACGACGGAAGTGTGGCTGCCAAATAGAAAgtagaaattttagaaaaagaagtAAAGCTGCTAAACAAATAAATCACAGTTCATGACCAGTCCCACTTGCTCTTCTCTTCATGATTACTAATTAAAGACAATCTTTAATTCTTTATATATATCGAGTTCATAACCATTGTGTGATATTGCTAAACAAAAGGTATATCCTTATTTAGTACCACCTCCATTTCAAATTATAAGAtgctttggatatttcaatatggactacatacggactaaAATGTGTGAGCAAACACACTAAAGCGCGTCTATATACATCCGGTTCAGAAAAAAGTTAATACATCTTTTAATTCGGAACAGATGAAGTACTTATGTACAGTGCACAAATAACATACCCACAAACCCAGAAAGAGGATATCATTGGGACATGCAAAGAAACACGTCTGAAATACAAAAGCGATGACAAATGAAGGGCATGAAAGAGGGATTCAGACAATTGGATCTCCCAAACCTGTCCAAAGGTAATTGATACAAATTTGCCATCTGGCTTCAAAACCTTGTGGATACCTTCAAGCATCTTGGTTACATTATCCACTGTTGTAGGATTGGGGTTCCATGGATCACCACTGTCCACAAACAACACATCCTGTCAAAGGATATTTCTGTATATAAGTGTATAGGCAGTATCTAATAATCTAATCACAAAATGACGAATCACAAGTTTGGATGCTATGAAAGAACAGAGGTGAGGATAGCTCAACAGACATAGTGCATCTTTCTGAGTATTTTTTAAGGTGCTGAGTTAAGTATCTTGATTGTTCGAATTGACTCCTATTCACTGGTTGTGCAGCTATCCTAACAGAAAATTTGTTAGGTAATTATCAAGATAACATGCAAATGCAACCACTTCATTGGTCACTGTGTTGTGTTAAACAACTTGTATATCTATCGCATTTGACAACCACACAAACAAACTTTTAACATAGTtagtaactactccctctgtaaagaaatataagagcgtttagatcactactttactcttatatttctttacggagggagtacgtttATACTGGACTTCGGCACACATGAGCCTGTCTTCCGCAGCTTTATATATGTGAATGACTGAATGGTCATTCAGATGAGGATAGTAGTAACACAGTACTGTAAATAGCTCCCAGGGTCATCTTCTGAAATTCTGTAATAGATGCAATTGTGCATTTCCACTAAAACACCCAGTAATGCTATCACAAACCACTGGTACTATATATCTTGACAATCTTGATAATATGCCAACCGTATAGAATCATGTTGCTAATATAGCAAGAGCAGTACACTATTAGCAAAGACAGTATCTGCGTACACTTCGGCTGCATTTGGCATTGAGGCGGATTACAATAATCTTGTTGGCCTAACAAGCTTTTGCGTATTTTATCGTTTGACTAAACAACTTTTTCCTATTTCTTCGGACATTTTCCTCAGCAGACTGTACAATGACATCCACTCCAGCCTCTTGGAAAATTTCCTATGTTTTTTCCTGTGACGCAATCAAACAAACCCAAATCGTGTAGGATTTAAATGGACATGACATTCCATTCCTGAATTTTCCTATTCCTACGTTTTtacaatcctgcgaatcaaagaggccctgagTTCACCACAGCACAGTTCAGCAATGCAAACCAAGTCTTCATTTTGAAGGTGTAACCAGAAAAAAATTCAGTGTTTCAATACACAGTACTAATATGCAACCACAACCTTTGTTGGTTAATATGTTTGTTCTTTCGAGTTGCAATTAACATTAAGCATAACATATCTTAGAAAAAATGATAGCACAAAATATTGATAGGTTGGAACAGAGGAGGCATCAAAGTCCGCAACACCCATACCATGGTCCCTTTCTCGATCACAAGGTCGAAGCTGTCGCTCTCGAATGGAAGGTCAAGCATGTCAGCCACCACCACATCCACACCTTCACGAAGCAGAACGCAATTTCTCACTCAAACGGCCAAACGTTGGCGGTAACGAACATGCAGAAAGTACATTCCCGGCCAAACTGGTGAACTGACCACTGGTGCCCTGCTCCGCCAGTCTGTCGCGCATCCTCTGGACGGCGACCGGCGAGAGGTCGATGCAGGTGACGCCGCCGGTGACGCCCTCCCGCAAGAGCTCCTCCCCGAGCCGCGAATTGCCGCAGCCGACCTCCAGAACCTGCGCAGAAATGTAGAACGCGCGACAAATCGCGGTACAGTTCAAATTCAGGAACTCGCGAATTAAGATCCACGAAAGTGATGTGAAGAATTGGGGGAAGGGACGCGGAGAGCACGAaccgagagggagggggagaggagcGGGGCGAGGAGGTGGCGGAAGTGGGAGTAGTCCTTGAACCACTCGTAGTGCTCCTCCTTCCCGAACCGCTCGTCCCTGCGAAGCCACGGGCGAGCTGCGTGAGTCCGCTGCTCCATGCGCGGTTTGGAGCTCGGAGGAGGGTGATAGATAAGGACTCGTGAGCTACCAGTAAGAAGGGTCGAGGTAGCCGGATGCGGTGCACGGGGCGACGTCGTCCGCCATCGCCGCCGCGTGCGGGGTGCGGGCGCTTTGCTTGGCGGCCTCTGGCGCTGGTGCAGCGTGTGCGGGTAGGCAGGGTGGTTCGTTGAACCCTACGAGGTTCGGGGACGTCAGATCAAAACCTAGGACGGTTCGGGGATTGACCCGGGTCCTACTCTTACCCAGTGGTTTACTAACTTTTTTCTTTTTGAGAACCAGTGGTTTACTAACTTAGTTATAGGCCAACTCTAAGGCGCCGACCCAACGAGGAATCTTATCTTTTTTGTCCTTTTAAATCTGTTGTATGGGTAGTGTCTCTTCTTTATCCGTGTCAATCTGAGCAGTGCGTCCAATCAGCCGACTCATTTGGTCCGCTGGGGCAACAACGCTGGTGCAACGGGTGCGGGTAGGCAGGGTGGTTCGTTGAACCCTACGATGTTCGGGGGCGTCTAATCAAACCTAGGAGATTTGACCCCGGGTCCTACTCTCCGCAGTGGTTCAcataggccaactccaacgcgccgacgaAACGCGGAATTTatctcttttttttgtctttttgGATCGATTGTATGGGTAGCGCCCGTCCTTTGTCCGCGTCAATCTAGGCAGTGCGCCTAACCGGCCAACCTATTTGGTCTGCCTCGCCGTTTTTTTGTGCATTGGCTTGATGAGATAGCTCCTCATGAAACAATGGTTCATCCTCAATGTCGACACCGCAATAGCCTTGGTTGTCTTGGTCTTTGAGTTTCTTGGCCTTGTGTGTCTTCACCTTGGCGGTCGTGGGTGTCTTGGTCGTGACTGTCTTTGCTATAAGTCTCGTCAGCATCATACCCTAGGCCACCCTCACTGGTCATCTCCTCCATGAAATCATTGTAGTACATTGGGTCGTCCGGCATCGGGGTTGGCATACCATCAAGTAGATTGCGGGCATCGAAAAGTTTCCCGTGGGGATCACCAGCGGCCCTTTTGTGTCCCGGTGGACTGGCTAGCTTCATGAGTGGCGTTGAGATCATGGGGAGGCGCCACGGGAACGACCGgcggggaagggggcggcggcggggttggaCGTGTTGCCCATGGCGGGAGGGTTTGGGAGAGAAATGGTGGGAATGGAAATGGTGCCACATGGGCAGGGGACGACGCCACAAGCATCCGCTGCgtgtccgcaccgacgcaaacccAGCCCAAAATTGGGCCATAAATGGGTCCAAGCGAACAAGAAAACGAACATCCATTTGTTTGCATCTGTGTGTTGGGCCGCGTACTATGTCTGCACGGACCCAAACAGACGCGGGCGGATGAAACGGGTTTGGCGCATTGGAGTTGACCTTAGGAGTGTTTGGATCATGATTGTCTTTGCCATCACACTTGCCTTActtgtgttgctcaaattcttAGCCACAATTTGGTTTGCTTTAGGGAATCTTGTCACACCTTTTGTGACTATGACATGTAGGGCTTACTACTCAAAATTATTCTCGCCGTAGGTCATAGGTATGGATAAAATTAAACACCTGCctgacttggtcaaacttgcccAAGATGAGCTGTGGCTAGAAACCAAGCAACCTCTTAGACTCTCCAAAATCGATGGAAATTAATCAATCTGACAGTCATCAATACGGGCAATGGTGTTGTTAACAGCCCGAGCACGCATGGCTGAACAGCAGAGGGTGCAGGACTAGCAGCGAGTGCTTGAAAGGGGGAAGATGATGTAATAAAAAATTTCAATTGAACTAATCCaaaaataaatcatgagcatggcATAGACAACATTAAGCTCATACTGATATTTGTATTAGACATATAGTAGAAACATCTCCGTAAACAACTAGTACGGCTAACACATAAACAAACAGGAGTGGGATAAAAAAGATTATACCCTTCGGTAGTCTAGTCGGCCGCGGCGACATTGTTCTCGGCGGCCTTTTTATCGGCAACGTTCTTCTCGGCTTCAGTTGACATGGTGATGTCGAAGGAGACAAGGATGCATGCCAAGTATTGGGCGAAGACAAACAACGACGAGTAGTCGCGTATGaggcgcttcccaaaaacctaatcgcccttttttggtgattgatcGCAAAAAGGCGGGGTTCCGAAGGCCTGCTTTCCCATACAGTCGTGCACACGATGGACGGGATGGGATCGTCGAAAGCAGCAACAATGAGCGGAACGACTATGGACAATGCACGAGGAGGTAGAACAAATGCGATCTGATCTGGGTGACGGCTAGGGTTGTCGACGCCTCCAATATTATAGTCGGTCGTGGAGGGAGACGTGAGCCGAACCCACACCCAAATCAGCAACAGCCAAGATCCAACATCTCAGATTTGTGGCGCGTTTGTTAATGACTTGTAATTAATTAAGAATTAATTATCCATTTCTGACCAGTAGAAATCAAGCGCACGCATGTCAGCACGGCGGTGACGGATCTCTGCATTCGTGCATGGTCTGATTGTGGCACCGCCAACACCAAAACCCTATCGAAATTGAGGTGCTACCCGTGCAGCAGGTTGACGTCCGGCAATGGCCCCATCACACCATGCTCCAAAAAATAGTGGCATCTGTGGACCGGGATGTAGAGCGCTGGCGTGCCAGCCAAGGTGAAGTTGGCCGACCGGCGCCCGACGAGGAGCCAGCCTCATGGTCATGCTTACCCTGTGAGCGCTTGAAGAAATCCATGGTGGGCGGCAGCTAGGGTTGGTGTCGGCTTGTCTGGCGGTTGGGGGCAAGAGGAAGAAAAGAAATGGACTGGTTGGGCCCCCACAACACGCATGGCATGCTTGAAGAAACCCATGGTGGGCAGCGGATAGGGTTGATATCGGGCGGCTGGAGGCAAAAAATGCAAACCGGACATAAATTTGAGACAAAAATGCATCTAACACGGGGAGGACAAGATTTACGTTTAGGTTGGCGCATTGTGCCGATTCAAATGGACACAAGCGGACCAAACAGATCGCCTGGAGTTGGCCTACTGTAGTGGGCATTCACGGAGCATGCATGGGCATGTCAAAATCGGAAGCACACATGAAGAGGTTGGCACAGGCAGATAAGGTGACCAGTTGCGTGATCGATCACAATTCCACAAGGAGTCCATCATTCCCAAAGAGGTGCAATCCTCGTCAGTTTAGCGATGACAAGGTTTTTCtctcggaaatgttaacgcccatacatatgggcgttgaccatctcgaccacacgcatccatcaccgtccag
The window above is part of the Triticum aestivum cultivar Chinese Spring chromosome 2A, IWGSC CS RefSeq v2.1, whole genome shotgun sequence genome. Proteins encoded here:
- the LOC123187975 gene encoding EEF1A lysine methyltransferase 4, coding for MADDVAPCTASGYLDPSYWDERFGKEEHYEWFKDYSHFRHLLAPLLSPSLSVLEVGCGNSRLGEELLREGVTGGVTCIDLSPVAVQRMRDRLAEQGTSGVDVVVADMLDLPFESDSFDLVIEKGTMDVLFVDSGDPWNPNPTTVDNVTKMLEGIHKVLKPDGKFVSITFGQPHFRRRFFEAPEFTWSVEWNTFGDGFHYFFYTLQKGKRSPESNGHQVTLPAAPSFNMLHEELESEDYIFRTNVDEL